Genomic segment of Chloroflexota bacterium:
ATGGCTTCGGCGGCGTATTTGAGCAATGTTGGCTTAATGTCTTCAAATCCTTCACCGGTATACGTGCCCAATTCTTTAACACAACCATCTAATCGTGAGTGAAGCCGCTGCCAAAGCGGGAAGGATAAACGTGCTTCTTCAATGAAAGCAAAAGGCTGCAGGACGGCCTCTATCTCTTTTTCCCACTCCAGATATTGGTGATAGGTGTGCGGAAAGTTTTTCAGGTGCTCTTCAAAAGATTCCAAAGCGCGGTTTATGGCTTCGGCTTCTTCAGGCGACGATTTCACATAAGGCAAGCCGTCTCGCATGACTTTCAATGTTTTCTTGATACACAAAAAGATGTTCGGGGGCGGAAATTCAAGGACTTCCTGCGCAGCGAGTTTCCACTGATGGTATCCCATAAGCCCCTTCTCCTATTGGGTTGCAGCGGGAACATCTGTTCTATTATCCCCTTTAACGCTCAAGAGCCGGTTGACCGGCTCTTTTTGCTTTGGGGCGGTTGGCCGCTTTGGCGGTTGTGTTCTGGGTTGATTTGAGCAGCAAGCATTTCTTCCAGAACAGTCAATGGACCCTTTTCGCGAGGGGGAAACGTCTGGGAAGAGATGCGTTTGATTTCAGTAAGCAGAGGATCTATTTCAGGGGGCAGTTCATTGTCCTCGTTTACAAGTTGCTTTGTCAGTTGGATGGCGTCGTCATAGATGACCTCAAAAGCGAGGCGCAGGACGCTCAACAGGCGTTGAGTTCCCTCGCTTGTTGAGGTGTCAGAAAGCGCCTCAAGTTCTTGCAGAAATCTTTGGGAAGCAGTCATATTTGCCCTCGCATAAAGAACACGCGTTCTACTTTCCCCTTTAACGCTCAAGAGCCGGTTGACCGGCTCTTTTTGCTTTGGGGCGGTTGGCCGTTTTGGCGGCTTTGAACTGGATGTATTCCAGGATTTCTTGTCGCTCTTCGGGCGGCAGGTTGGCGAGGAGGTGAAGAGCGGTTTGAATGTCAGGGTCGTAATTAGGCGGGGGTTGGTCGTTTATCAATCCGGCTTTGCGGAAGACGAGTTCTTGGGGATAGCCCAACGCGTGAGCTATCGAGCGGCAAAGGTCAGGCCCAGGAGCACGGTCACCTGTCCAAATGAGGCTGAGCATAGATTGGGAAACGTATGCCCTGCGCGCCAATTCGGCCCGTGTCCATCCTCGGGCTTTTAATTCCTGTTCTAGCCAAGTCGTAAAGTCTTTGTTCACACCTGTAAAGATACTTCACAAACGCTTTACAGTGGTTAATTACTATTGACAATTACAAAGTATGATTGTATAATGACTTCACCAGAGCAAAGTGATGTTTTCACAAGTAACGGAGACAGCAATGGCCAAGCAGAGAAACACAACGATAATTAGGCGCACTGTGGCGTTGCGCGATGCTGAAGAAGCAAAGGTCTTGGATTTTGGCAAACGCATGGGGCTGGATTTCAGCAGCGCGCTGCGTTACATCATCAACGATTGGGCGCGGATGCAGGCGCAGCGGCCTGAGGCGCTGGCGGTGCGCGGCGAGGGGGAGGGGGCTGCGGGTTTGCATGGTGATTAGGCGCTGGGCTTCCGGTGTGGGCCGGAAGGCGGCGCTTTTTTGTTCGTTTACACACACTATGAAAGGAGAAAAGGTCATGGATAAGAAAATTGTGCACACATTCGGAGAGTGGGTTCCCACGGAAGACGGCAAGGGCTGGCTGCTGGATTATGTGTGGGAGCCGCGAAAGAAGCGGGCATTGCTGGCGTTTCGGACGCCCGGCAAAGAGGCCATTGGCATAAGCCACAGGGTGTGCGTTGACGATACTTGCTACTATCCTGTGAGCGATGACGGGTGGGTGGCTCAAGGGGCTATTGTTACTCCCGATGGGCTGGGGAAAGCCATCCCGACGCATACTCTGCGCGCCGCACTTGCATGGTTCATGCAGAAGTATTTCACGCTGGCAACTCCGCTGGACTACAGATTGGCTGCCGATTACGCGTTGATGACCTGGGTTTATGACATGTTCTCGGTTGTCTCTTACCTCAGGGTTGTGGGAGAGAGAGAAGACGCCTTGTTGCTGATGCGGCGAATTGGGCAGGTGTGTTACCGGACGATTGATACGTCCCTGTTCTCTACACAGCAGGTGAAACAGATGATGCATACTCGCCCGGGTACGGCGTTCATGGGCGAAGTGAACATCTCTGACAAGTTTGATGAACTGCTGGTTATTCTCAATGTAGGGGCGGTGAAGAGCGCTGCGAAGGCGTGGTACTTCTCCGAGTTCGTGCGGGAGGATGGGACGTTGGGGTATAAGTCAAAAGTGTGTAATGTGTTTGGGCCCAAACTTGTTGTAACGCGGGGGCGGTTTGAAGATCCGCAGACAGAGAAAAGGAGTTTCACACTGCGCTTAAAGCCAGACGAGCCTGCGGCAACGCCATTGTCAGGGGAGCGAGCGCGACAGTTTTATGCGGATGCGGCCCATTTGCGCCGTTTGCTGTTGCGGTGGCGGTTGGAGCATTGGCAGCCGGAAGCCAAGATGAGCGAGGACTTAGCAGTGTACGAAAACAACGTGCGCGAGAACTGGGCGCTGTTTCCGTTCCGAATGATAGCCAAGCGCATGGATGGAGGCGCTCCGATGTTGCTGGACGCGGATGCGTATTTGGAAAGGGAAAGGGCAACATACTGGGAGTGGAAAGCGGAGCGTGCGGAGATGGAAAAGAAGATAGCGGCGATGTTGCGGGCTGAGGCCGAGTAGGCACGGGGCTGGCGCTTTTTTGTTCGTTTACACGATGAAAGGAGAGATGGCGATGGAGGAATTTATGAGGGAAGTGGTCTTCCCGACGGCAGGTGCGCTTGTGGTGCTGGCAGCGGATGCGGCGCTGTTTATGTGGGTGTGGAACGATGTGGCAACTGAGGCTTTGGGGCTGCCTGCCCTATCGTTTAGTGGCGCGTTGGGGCTGCTGGGTCTGGTTTTTCTGGCTTTTTTGCCGGTAAGGGCGATTGAGCACTGGAAGGAGGAAGGACCATGAGTTTACATCCAAAGATTCAGGCGCTGCTGGAAGAAAAGGATGAGCAAATCAGGAAACTGCGGAGCGCAGCGCGTGGCGCAGCGTTTGTGCTGCGGCAGGCAGCCGCGAATGAAATGAACGATGCGGAGAACCGGATCGTGTATGCAGGTGCCGCAAAGGCATTGGAGGATGCGCTGGAAAATGAACGAGGAGGTTGATATGTTTGGAATTTTGCGGCGCGTTGAGATGGGCATTACGACAGTACGGGATGCACGGCGGCTGGCGGTGTGGCTGGCTGTGCTTCCGAGCGCAGGCTTCCTTCTGGGGTGGCTGTTACGGGGCGTTTTGCGGTAAGGGTTCCCCTTGGAGGTTCGCCTGGCGGTGGCGCTCGTTCCGTTGCCGCCTGAGCAAGAGGCGGCGTGGGCGGCGGCAATGCAGGCTCTGGCTGATTTGATTGCCGCCGCACGGGACGAGGATGGGCTTGCTTTGCCTGCCGCCGGTGAGGATCAGGAAACAGGCACTGCGCCCGCCGCGGGCGTTACGACGGGCGCAGGCCGTTAGGGAGATGGGCAAGGCTGCTTTCATTGTAGGCGCTTTTGCGGTGTTTGGGTGATTTTTGGGGGCGCCAAGCGCCAAGGACGCTAAGGACGCCAAGAGCGCCAAGGGCGCAAAGAGAAAGGAGGAAGGTGATGGTTGCAGCAACGATGGTTTACCCGGCAATAAGCATCGTGACGCAGGAAGCCGAAGATTGGCAGGCGGCATTCCGCGAATGGCTGGATGCCAACGGGTTGCGCCCGCTGACGGTGGCGGCTTATTTGCAGGATGTGCGACATTTTGCCCGCTATTTCGCCGGCGTGAACGGTGAGGCTTTCCGCCCCAGCCTGCTGAACAGCATGGACGTGCGGGCCTGGTGGCGGGCGCAGGAAGACGCCAAAAACGCGGCGAGCACGCGCAACCGGCGCTTAGCAAGCCTGCGGGCGTTGGTGCGCTGGGCGAATGAGGCCGGGCGGCTGGAGGGCGACCCCACCGAGGGCATTCGGCGGGCGGCAAAGCGCCAGGGGCCGCCCCGCAGCCACGAGGATGTGTGGGGGCGTCTGGCGGAAACTGCTGCTGCTACCGTACATGTAAAAAAGCAGACCGAGAAGCACAGGTGGCTGGGGCTGCGCGACAAAGTCATTTTTGGGTTGATGGCGCGCGCCGGATTGCGGATTGGCGAGGTGGCTGGGCTGGATGTGGATGATGTGGACCTGGAGGCGCTGGAATTGCGGGTGCTGGGCAAGGGCGGCGTGGAAGGCAAGGTGCTGTTGCCGCATTCTTTGGCCGACGACCTGCGGGCGTGGCTGGCGGTGCATCCGGGCGGCGAGGCGCTGATTGTGAACTGGCAGGGGCGCAGGCTGAGCACGGCGCAGATTCGGCGGCGGGTAAAGATGGTGGGTGAAGCCGCCGGGGTGCCGTTGAGGCCGCATGATTTGCGGCACACCTATATCTACCGGTTGTTAGACGCTTTCCTGCAGGGCGGGATGGCAATGCCCGTGGCGCTGGACGCGGTGCGTCAGCAGGCGCGACATGGCGACGTGCGCACGACGCAGGCGTATTTGCGGGCGCGGTACAGCCAGGTGCGGGAAGCGGTGGAGAGGATTTGAGAGGGCTATCGATGGCAGCGCAATATCGTCCGAAATGGAAAGGCACACTGACAAACGAGGAACGCCAGGCGTGTTTCCGCTCTGCCCTGGCGCGATTGGGCGAGGGGGAGCGCGAAGACGTGGAGGCGCTGGTAGACATTCTGGAAGCGGGGGCAAAGAACGCCGGCGCGAAGAATTTCGGTGAGCATGGTGCGCTTGAGTTGCTGGCGGCGGTCGGGATGTGGCTGGTCGCCGTCACGCCAAAACCCGGAGGTGCATGATGGGCGACAAGATGACCGTCACGGTTTCCATGAAGAAGGTGTGGCGTGTGCAAACGCTGACGCAGGCGTTGCGAGTGGCATATCGCGCCCTGGCAAAAGACCTGGCGGCGCTGGAAGAGATACGGGAGGCGCAGGCTGAGGCCAAAAGAGCCCTGGATGCCGTGGAAATGGATGAAGATGTCTCGTCCACGATACTGAGGGTGCGCCGCTGGGAAGATGCTGTTACAGCGGGGCGGCATGTACGCTTTTCTTCCCGCGGGGCGCAGATATTTGAAGGAGGTGAGGCGTGAAGCAAAATGAGGTTTCCCTCGCGAGGGGTGCGCTGCTGGAAGCATTGCAAGCGGCAGGGTCGGCTGTGGCCGTGCGCCCGACGTTGCAGGTGCTGGGTTCGCTGTTGCTGGAAGCGGTTGAAGAGCGGCAGATATTGCGGGTGACAGGCACGGATCTGGAGATGGCGTTGCAGATGGATGCGCGGGCAGCGGTTGGGGCGTCGTGGGGGGCGGTCGTTCCGGCGCGGGAGTTCACGGCATGGGTGAAAGCGCTGGATGAAGGGGTAGTGACGCTGCGCCTCGATGAGGAACGGCAGCGGCTGCAATGCTACAGCGGCCCATCCACAGGCTCGTTTGCCGTCATGGCGGCGGAGGAATTCCCGCCTGTGCCGTTTGAGATGCCGCCGCAGGCTATTGTTTTGGAAGCGGGGTTATTCCGTCGCGTGGCGCGAGATGTAGCGGTGGCGGCTGAGACAGATGGTGCGCGCCCCGGGTTGGCGGGGGTTGTGTTGGCGGGCCAGGGCGACGGATTGGAGGCGGCAGCGTCCGACGGATACAGGCTCGCCGTGCTGGCGTTAGGGGAAGCGAAAATGCCCTCGGCGCCTGTTGTGATCCCGGCTGAGGTCTGGCGAAAGGCTTCCCCCTATGTGGGCAGCGAGACGGT
This window contains:
- a CDS encoding XRE family transcriptional regulator, producing MFTGVNKDFTTWLEQELKARGWTRAELARRAYVSQSMLSLIWTGDRAPGPDLCRSIAHALGYPQELVFRKAGLINDQPPPNYDPDIQTALHLLANLPPEERQEILEYIQFKAAKTANRPKAKRAGQPALER
- the dnaN gene encoding DNA polymerase III subunit beta is translated as MKQNEVSLARGALLEALQAAGSAVAVRPTLQVLGSLLLEAVEERQILRVTGTDLEMALQMDARAAVGASWGAVVPAREFTAWVKALDEGVVTLRLDEERQRLQCYSGPSTGSFAVMAAEEFPPVPFEMPPQAIVLEAGLFRRVARDVAVAAETDGARPGLAGVVLAGQGDGLEAAASDGYRLAVLALGEAKMPSAPVVIPAEVWRKASPYVGSETVTVGWNDRYAIFALDEHVRMMSMLIGVEYPPYRQIVPERFGVVGRIQKRLLLAALRQATVFAPGSGAVRLDFTATGLEISAHSAELGEGQAAVPMALEGEPLTIGMNVNFLYDAVRSVESETVVLQGNAPQLPWMVSGAGDDAFFHIIMPMSYEERA